The following are encoded in a window of Pristis pectinata isolate sPriPec2 chromosome 1, sPriPec2.1.pri, whole genome shotgun sequence genomic DNA:
- the nfkbiab gene encoding nuclear factor of kappa light polypeptide gene enhancer in B-cells inhibitor, alpha b, protein MADSVLFNNCIDGLDQHLRGKGKLDAASGALQSGGGSKLAGLCEERCDSGIGSMNERDEEVLREIRELSLTDKPEAAQSWKDFVSEDGDTFLHLAIIHTAKDVVFQILKNTQDGDPYLHRQNNLKQSAMHLAVITQQTDVLQALLWAGGDLGSRDINGNSPLHIASETNLFACVQIINESCTRHDIRSLLDSKNYNGLTCLHLAVKNRLPDMVKYLIQLGADINAQEPSSGRTALHLAVEEQDAEMVSLLVRCGADPNVLMYNDCTPYHLTLGRDNLRIQKELINVTDPSLQILYEDNQMWDYESCDWEVPFSYDDCIIGGQPLGY, encoded by the exons ATGGCCGATTCCGTCTTGTTTAACAATTGCATCGATGGCTTGGATCAGCATCTCCGAGGGAAGGGGAAGCTGGACGCTGCGAGCGGAGCGCTGCAGAGCGGCGGCGGCAGCAAGCTGGCCGGGCTGTGCGAGGAGCGCTGTGACAGCGGCATCGGCTCTATGAATGAGAGGGATGAGGAGGTGCTGCGGGAAATCAGGGAACTCAGCCTGACCGACAAGCCCGAGGCAGCCCAGTCTTGGAAAGACTTCGTCTCGGAGGATGGAGACAC GTTTCTGCATCTGGCGATCATCCACACTGCAAAGGATGTTGTGTTCCAGATCCTTAAAAATACCCAGGATGGGGATCCGTATCTTCACCGCCAGAATAACCTGAAACAG agtgcCATGCATCTGGCAGTGATCACGCAACAGACTGATGTGCTGCAGGCTTTGCTTTGGGCTGGAGGAGACCTGGGATCGAGGGACATTAATGGAAACTCACCTCTGCACATTGCTTCTGAGACGAATCTGTTCGCTTGTGTACAAATCATCAACGAATCCTGCACAAGGCATGATATCCGAAGCCTCCTGGATAGCAAGAACTACAATG gtCTTACATGTTTGCATTTGGCAGTGAAAAACAGACTTCCTGATATGGTGAAATATTTAATTCAGCTAGGAGCTGATATTAATGCTCAG GAACCATCCAGTGGTAGGACTGCGCTTCATCTTGCAGTGGAGGAGCAGGATGCTGAAATGGTGTCATTGTTGGTGCGGTGTGGAGCAGATCCCAATGTCCTGATGTACAATGACTGTACACCATACCACCTGACCTTGGGAAGGGATAATTTGAGAATCCAGAAGGAACTTATTAATGTGACAGATCCATCCTTACAGATTTTGTATGAAGATAATCAGATGTGGGATTATGAATCATGTGACTGGGAG GTTCCTTTCTCATATGATGACTGCATAATTGGGGGACAGCCACTTGGGTACTGA